Proteins encoded in a region of the Raphanus sativus cultivar WK10039 chromosome 8, ASM80110v3, whole genome shotgun sequence genome:
- the LOC108819714 gene encoding bifunctional nuclease 2-like encodes MNILFGYAYSDGMRVIESGKLSKQTPESDGSLYTELDRPNGQPCLDTKEFDLLSNMMQAVYEERYDEAAEYRDMLSYFQAKRKLRKYK; translated from the exons atgaatattttattcgGCTACGCTTATAGTGATGGAATGAGAGTCATCGAGTCCGGGAAGCTATCAAAGCAAACACCTGAGTCAGATGGTTCATTGTATACTGAACTAGACCG GCCAAATGGTCAGCCTTGTCTTGATACAAAAGAGTTCGATCTATTGAGCAACATGATGCAAGCTGTGTATGAAGAACGGTATGATGAAGCAG CTGAGTATAGAGACATGCTTAGTTACTTCCAAGCAAAACGCAAATTAAGGAAATACAAATGA
- the LOC108823105 gene encoding BEL1-like homeodomain protein 10 has protein sequence MAVYYPSNVNCYQQEPIYLLNHLHHQQQQPSSSSSSAAAASFVGGENARNEMVFIPPTTTTIGGGDVAVVTALPQNLNGDDVPVSSSELTFRDGRGLSLSLSTQILDYHHQYQPGLSLTPNPSISVKETPPFSREMLLLGQSDPSSSGFAGFYNGYRYNETSSGVGFMNMSSVLRSRYLKPAQSLLDEVVSVKKELNQMRKKKKGEDFNNESNGISIELSTTERQELQSKKNKLLSLVDEVDKRYNQYYHQMEALASSFEIVAGFGSARPYTSVALNRISSHFRSLRDAMKEQIQMMGEKLGEKGGEFSLDEQQQGGERIPRLRYLDQRLRQQRALHQQFGMVRPSWRPQRGLPESSVSALRAWLFEHFLHPYPKESEKVMLAKQTGLSKNQVANWFINARVRLWKPMIEEMYKEEFGDASELLIPKSSQGPHITTNQEDSSSQQENKNNNLTYSSAEPKPNRTSGNEDDQQQQQQMNRSADYDSLMNYHGFGPDDYQQDSRFSNGHHLHDFVV, from the exons ATGGCGGTTTATTACCCAAGTAATGTCAACTGTTACCAGCAAGAACCAATCTACCTCCTCaaccatcttcatcatcaacaacaacaaccttcctcctcctcgtcctccgccgccgccgcatCTTTCGTCGGCGGAGAGAATGCTCGAAACGAGATGGTTTTCATTCCtccaaccaccaccaccatcggAGGAGGAGACGTCGCAGTAGTAACCGCTCTTCCTCAAAATCTCAACGGAGACGACGTTCCCGTTTCGAGCAGCGAGCTAACCTTCCGCGACGGCCGAGGACTGTCTCTAAGCCTCAGCACCCAAATATTAGACTATCACCACCAATACCAACCTGGTCTCAGTCTCACACCAAATCCTTCGATCTCGGTTAAGGAAACGCCGCCGTTTAGCAGAGAGATGTTGTTGCTGGGTCAATCTGATCCTTCCTCCTCCGGTTTTGCTGGATTCTACAACGGTTATCGGTATAACGAAACGTCATCAGGAGTGGGGTTTATGAATATGAGCAGCGTTCTGCGTTCTCGGTATCTTAAACCGGCTCAGAGTTTGCTCGATGAAGTGGTTAGCGTCAAGAAAGAGTTAAAccagatgaggaagaagaagaaaggtgaagACTTTAACAATGAGTCTAATGGGATATCAATAGAGTTATCTACAACGGAACGTCAAGAGCTTCAAAGCAAAAAGAACAAGCTTTTATCATTGGTTGATGAG GTAGATAAAAGATACAACCAATATTACCATCAAATGGAAGCATTAGCTTCGTCGTTTGAGATAGTAGCGGGGTTTGGATCAGCCAGGCCTTACACATCAGTGGCTCTCAACAGAATCTCTAGCCATTTCCGCTCTCTTCGCGACGCGATGAAGGAGCAGATTCAGATGATGGGAGAGAAGCTTGGGGAGAAAGGAGGAGAGTTTTCATTAGATGAGCAGCAACAAGGAGGGGAGAGGATACCGAGATTGAGGTATTTGGATCAAAGGTTGAGACAGCAGAGAGCTTTGCATCAACAGTTTGGGATGGTTAGACCGTCTTGGAGACCGCAGAGGGGTCTCCCTGAAAGCTCTGTCTCTGCTCTTCGCGCTTGGCTCTTTGAACATTTCCTTCATCC ATACCCGAAGGAATCTGAGAAAGTGATGCTTGCAAAGCAGACAGGACTGTCGAAAAACCAG GTTGCAAATTGGTTTATAAACGCGAGAGTTCGTCTATGGAAACCGATGATTGAAGAGATGTATAAAGAAGAGTTCGGTGATGCGTCTGAGTTACTAATACCCAAGTCTTCTCAAGGACCCCACATCACCACCAACCAAGAAGACTCCTCGTCGCAGCAGGAGAACAAAAATAACAATCTCACTTATTCATCTGCAGAACCTAAACCAAACCGTACTTCAGGCAATGAAGAtgaccaacaacaacaacaacagatgAATCGGTCAGCGGATTACGATAGTCTAATGAACTATCACGGGTTTGGTCCTGATGATTACCAGCAAGACAGCAGATTCTCCAATGGCCATCACTTGCACGACTTTGTTGTCTGA
- the LOC108818860 gene encoding jacalin-related lectin 3 gives MSVQGKPASVGPWGGQSGHAWDDGTFTTVRQIVIAHGYSIDSIQFEYDKNGSSVWCEKRGGKGGIKFDKVILDYPHEYLTSVKGTYSAFDVWGNLCIRSVSFESNRKKYGPFGVESGTYFTMPKTDSKIVGFYGKAGWYLDALGVYLQPIPKETNPTSKIVLHPPQTVPQGDKKLEHSVIHGNAGAEITKHKLVTDTEKLQPKAGGGVKIHGPWGGIGGIMFDDGIYTGVRQINLSRSVGIVWMKVCYDFKGQAVWGSKHGGRGGFKHDKIVFDYPSEVLTHITGTYGPLVYMGPNVIKSLTFHTNKGKHGPCGEEQGPSFTHRIDEGKIVGFHGREGIFLDSIGVHIVPCKISPFKPSPHNNTGIGANKLVLAVNGHGEKFERGVVKEPTTNGSGPWGGNGGKPWDDGLFSGIKQIFVTRANDAISSLQVEYDKNGQSVWSVQHGGHSGVATHRIILEYPNETLICISGYYGPLNNSDKSNVVKSLSFYTSRGKYGPYGEETGTFFTSTKTQGKVLGLHGRSSSYLDAVGVHMQQQQLGDNKAQFNRTSCFKRY, from the exons ATG AGTGTTCAAGGAAAGCCCGCTTCAGTTGGCCCATGGGGAGGCCAAAGTGGTCATGCATGGGATGATGGAACGTTCACCACCGTAAGGCAAATAGTTATAGCACATGGTTATAGTATAGACTCCATTCAATTTGAGTATGACAAGAATGGTAGCTCGGTTTGGTGTGAAAAACGTGGAGGAAAAGGAGGCATTAAGTTTGATAAG GTCATACTTGATTACCCACATGAGTATCTGACTTCAGTCAAGGGAACCTATAGTGCATTTGATGTCTGGGGAAATCTATGTATCCGGTCGGTTAGCTTTGAGAGCAACCGCAAAAAATATGGACCATTTGGTGTTGAGTCAGGTACATACTTCACTATGCCAAAAACAGACTCGAAGATCGTTGGGTTCTATGGGAAGGCTGGTTGGTATTTGGATGCTCTTGGTGTTTACCTTCAACCAATCCCTAAAGAGACTAATCCCACGTCGAAAATTGTTTTGCACCCACCTCAAACTGTCCCCCAAGGTGATAAGAAACTCGAGCACTCAGTGATTCATGGAAATGCAGGAGCTGAGATCACCAAACATAAG TTGGTGACAGATACTGAGAAGTTGCAGCCAAAAGCTGGAGGTGGTGTGAAAATACATGGACCATGGGGTGGTATCGGTGGTATCATGTTTGACGACGGGATATATACCGGTGTTAGACAGATCAATTTGTCACGCAGTGTTGGGATTGTGTGGATGAAGGTGTGCTATGATTTTAAAGGACAAGCTGTGTGGGGAAGCAAGCATGGTGGCAGGGGAGGATTCAAACATGATAAG ATTGTATTTGATTACCCATCAGAGGTCTTAACACACATAACGGGAACATATGGACCGTTGGTATACATGGGACCTAATGTGATAAAGTCACTGACTTTCCACACCAACAAAGGCAAACATGGACCTTGTGGAGAAGAACAAGGACCTTCTTTTACACATAGAATTGACGAGGGTAAAATTGTTGGATTCCATGGAAGAGAGGGCATCTTTCTTGATTCCATTGGTGTTCATATTGTGCCATGCAAAATAAGTCCCTTTAAGCCATCTCCTCATAATAACACTGGCATAGGGGCTAATAAGCTAGTTCTTGCAGTAAACGGCCATGGCGAAAAG TTTGAGCGTGGAGTCGTGAAGGAACCAACAACAAACGGGTCTGGACCGTGGGGAGGCAACGGAGGTAAACCATGGGACGATGGTTTATTTTCAGGGATCAAGCAGATATTTGTAACAAGGGCAAATGATGCTATCTCTTCATTACAAGTCGAGTACGATAAGAATGGACAATCTGTTTGGTCCGTTCAACATGGTGGTCATAGTGGAGTCGCCACACACAGG ATTATACTCGAGTATCCAAACGAGACGCTCATCTGCATTTCAGGATATTACGGACCACTGAACAATTCAGACAAATCTAATGTTGTCAAGTCTCTGAGTTTCTACACGAGCCGCGGTAAGTACGGTCCGTACGGTGAAGAGACAGGGACGTTTTTCACTTCGACTAAAACACAAGGGAAAGTGTTGGGGTTACATGGAAGAAGCAGCTCTTACTTGGACGCCGTTGGAGTTCAcatgcagcagcagcagcttgGTGATAATAAGGCTCAGTTCAACAGGACTTCCTGTTTCAAGCGCTACTGA